In one window of Maniola hyperantus chromosome 18, iAphHyp1.2, whole genome shotgun sequence DNA:
- the LOC117990903 gene encoding cyclin-dependent kinase 20 has protein sequence MSDITNYSVVGRIGEGAHGLVFKAQHLPTGREVALKKILIKNLEDGIPVNVMREIKALQLLRCKYVIKLYDMFPRGMSLVLVLEYMCSGLWEMLHHNQQELTLPCVKSYAQMLLKGTRYMHAHYVMHRDLKPANLLINHEGILKIADLGLARLSWPDGGRPYSHQVATRWYRAPELLYGARYYSEKVDVWAVGCIIAEMITKQPLFAGESDIEQLAIVLQRLGTPTEETWPRHSELPDYHKISFPESSPMPWTELLPGVDPDAIDLIKSFILYDEQKRISAKEALRHAWFQTRPLPATEEEMPRPKVSKVK, from the exons ATGAGCGATATCACCAATTACTCGGTGGTCGGTCGAATAGGAGAAGGGGCACATGGACTCGTGTTCAAAGCGCAGCACCTGCCCACGGGGCGTGAAGTGGCTTTGAAGAAAATACTCATCAAGAACCTCGAGGACGGTATTCCCGTTAATGTGATGCGGGAGATCAAAGCCCTCCAGCTACTGCGTTGTAAATAT GTGATAAAACTGTACGATATGTTTCCCCGAGGTATGAGCCTTGTGTTGGTTTTGGAATACATGTGCTCTGGACTGTGGGAAATGTTGCATCACAATCAGCAAGAGTTGACACTTCCTTGCGTCAAATCCTACGCGCAAATGTTGCTGAAGGGGACGCGATATATGCACGCTCATTACGTCATGCACAGG GATCTAAAACCGGCAAACTTACTCATCAACCACGAAGGAATACTTAAAATTGCAGATTTAGGTCTCGCACGTCTTTCCTGGCCTGATGGCGGAAGACCCTACTCGCACCAAGTGGCAACAAG GTGGTATCGCGCCCCAGAGCTGTTATATGGAGCAAGATATTACAGTGAAAAAGTGGACGTTTGGGCTGTTGGATGCATCATCGCGGAAATGATCACAAAACAACCTCTTTTCGCT GGCGAATCCGATATTGAGCAATTAGCAATAGTACTCCAACGCTTGGGAACACCAACAGAAGAAACTTGGCCACGACATTCGGAGCTTCCGGACTATCACAAAATAAGTTTTCCTGAATCATCACCCATGCCATGGACCGAACTTCTGCCTGGAGTAGACCCTGATGCTATCGACTTGATAAAATCATTCATTCTTTACGATGAACAAAAGAGGATATCGGCTAAAGAG GCACTACGACATGCATGGTTTCAAACAAGACCATTACCAGCTACAGAAGAAGAGATGCCGAGGCCGAAAGTATCAAAAGTGAAATAA
- the Ada2b gene encoding transcriptional adapter 2B isoform X1, with protein sequence MSFSDLYAKYNCTYCQEEISGVRVRCAECKDFDICLQCFSLGAEIGPHKNDHSYQFMDSGAFGIFLGRSSWSANEEVRLLDAIEQFGFGNWEDISKHIETRSPDEAKDEYITRYLEGSIGRATWGNVESTSRPLLHCADRDEGPLSPSAISRLQPLAVAADEAAQLGYMSNRDDFEREHDHEAEQLISTLSINSEDDELDVALKLSQVDIYTRRLRERTRRKRLVRDYQLVSVFFNNQRNKQKTLGKLAKEKKEFLERLRWTAQFYGRSEQAGVVAGLWRERELRVRLAELHRYRLAGVTRLEECAHYEQHAAHRKHPHHLDVRRAMGSSGCLDTHLTKDQPLTSTQQLKKRDAESGSSSTSPRCTRDGSTACGCSRKSSCSSSGAACSTQLLTTNEMQLCSALNLPPTQYVTMKGVLLRRAPSHDSELDLAIRHYLHSAGWIRN encoded by the exons ATGTCGTTTTCGGATTTGTATGCTAAATACAATTGTACTTATTGTCAGGAAGAAATCAGTGGTGTGCGTGTGAGATGTGCGGAATGTAAAGATTTTGATATTTGTTTGCAG TGTTTTTCCCTTGGCGCTGAAATTGGGCCGCACAAAAATGACCATTCCTATCAGTTTATG gACTCAGGAGCATTTGGTATATTTTTGGGTCGAAGTAGTTGGTCTGCAAATGAGGAAGTTAGGCTATTAGATGCTATAGAACAATTTGGTTTTGGAAATTGGGAAGATATATCAAAACATATAGAAACTCGCTCACCTGATG AGGCAAAAGATGAATACATAACAAGATATTTGGAGGGAAGCATAGGACGTGCAACATGGGGCAATGTAGAGAGCACTAGTCGTCCATTGTTACATTGTGCTGACAGAGATGAGGGGCCTCTTAGTCCTAGTGCCATATCCAGATTACAGCCGCTAGCTGTAGCAGCAGACGAAGCTGCACAACTCGGTTATATGTCAAATAGGGATGATTTTGAAAGG GAACATGATCACGAAGCGGAACAATTAATATCCACCTTATCGATCAACTCAGAGGATGATGAATTAGATGTTG CGTTAAAGCTAAGTCAAGTGGACATTTATACGCGGCGGTTACGGGAAAGGACGAGAAGAAAAAGGCTGGTGCGAGATTACCAATTAGTTTCAGTGTTCTTCAATAACCAGAGAAACAAACAGAAAACACTTGGAAAACTTGCCAaagaaaaaaa AGAATTCCTCGAGCGCCTCCGCTGGACGGCGCAGTTCTACGGGCGCAGCGAGCAGGCAGGCGTGGTGGCGGGGCTGTGGCGCGAGCGCGAGCTGCGCGTGCGGCTCGCGGAGCTGCACCGCTACCGGCTGGCGGGCGTGACGCGGCTGGAGGAGTGCGCGCACTACGAGCAGCACGCCGCGCACCGCAAGCATCCGCACCACCTCGACGTGAGACGCGCGATG GGCAGCAGTGGGTGCCTGGACACGCACCTGACAAAAGACCAACCTCTGACCAGCACGCAGCAGCTAAAAAAAAG AGACGCAGAAAGCGGCTCAAGTTCCACCAGCCCAAGGTGCACACGGGACGGAAGTACCGCATGTGGCTGCTCCAGAAAGAGCTCCTGCAGCAGCAGCGGCGCCGCATGCTCGACGCAGCTTCTGACCACTAACGAGATGCAG CTTTGCAGCGCGCTCAACTTACCTCCAACGCAGTACGTAACAATGAAGGGTGTGTTGTTGCGGCGTGCGCCCTCGCACGACAGCGAGCTGGACCTCGCCATCCGACACTACCTCCACAGCGCCGGATGGATACGCAACTAG
- the Ada2b gene encoding transcriptional adapter 2B isoform X2: MSFSDLYAKYNCTYCQEEISGVRVRCAECKDFDICLQCFSLGAEIGPHKNDHSYQFMDSGAFGIFLGRSSWSANEEVRLLDAIEQFGFGNWEDISKHIETRSPDEAKDEYITRYLEGSIGRATWGNVESTSRPLLHCADRDEGPLSPSAISRLQPLAVAADEAAQLGYMSNRDDFEREHDHEAEQLISTLSINSEDDELDVALKLSQVDIYTRRLRERTRRKRLVRDYQLVSVFFNNQRNKQKTLGKLAKEKKEFLERLRWTAQFYGRSEQAGVVAGLWRERELRVRLAELHRYRLAGVTRLEECAHYEQHAAHRKHPHHLDGSSGCLDTHLTKDQPLTSTQQLKKRDAESGSSSTSPRCTRDGSTACGCSRKSSCSSSGAACSTQLLTTNEMQLCSALNLPPTQYVTMKGVLLRRAPSHDSELDLAIRHYLHSAGWIRN, translated from the exons ATGTCGTTTTCGGATTTGTATGCTAAATACAATTGTACTTATTGTCAGGAAGAAATCAGTGGTGTGCGTGTGAGATGTGCGGAATGTAAAGATTTTGATATTTGTTTGCAG TGTTTTTCCCTTGGCGCTGAAATTGGGCCGCACAAAAATGACCATTCCTATCAGTTTATG gACTCAGGAGCATTTGGTATATTTTTGGGTCGAAGTAGTTGGTCTGCAAATGAGGAAGTTAGGCTATTAGATGCTATAGAACAATTTGGTTTTGGAAATTGGGAAGATATATCAAAACATATAGAAACTCGCTCACCTGATG AGGCAAAAGATGAATACATAACAAGATATTTGGAGGGAAGCATAGGACGTGCAACATGGGGCAATGTAGAGAGCACTAGTCGTCCATTGTTACATTGTGCTGACAGAGATGAGGGGCCTCTTAGTCCTAGTGCCATATCCAGATTACAGCCGCTAGCTGTAGCAGCAGACGAAGCTGCACAACTCGGTTATATGTCAAATAGGGATGATTTTGAAAGG GAACATGATCACGAAGCGGAACAATTAATATCCACCTTATCGATCAACTCAGAGGATGATGAATTAGATGTTG CGTTAAAGCTAAGTCAAGTGGACATTTATACGCGGCGGTTACGGGAAAGGACGAGAAGAAAAAGGCTGGTGCGAGATTACCAATTAGTTTCAGTGTTCTTCAATAACCAGAGAAACAAACAGAAAACACTTGGAAAACTTGCCAaagaaaaaaa AGAATTCCTCGAGCGCCTCCGCTGGACGGCGCAGTTCTACGGGCGCAGCGAGCAGGCAGGCGTGGTGGCGGGGCTGTGGCGCGAGCGCGAGCTGCGCGTGCGGCTCGCGGAGCTGCACCGCTACCGGCTGGCGGGCGTGACGCGGCTGGAGGAGTGCGCGCACTACGAGCAGCACGCCGCGCACCGCAAGCATCCGCACCACCTCGAC GGCAGCAGTGGGTGCCTGGACACGCACCTGACAAAAGACCAACCTCTGACCAGCACGCAGCAGCTAAAAAAAAG AGACGCAGAAAGCGGCTCAAGTTCCACCAGCCCAAGGTGCACACGGGACGGAAGTACCGCATGTGGCTGCTCCAGAAAGAGCTCCTGCAGCAGCAGCGGCGCCGCATGCTCGACGCAGCTTCTGACCACTAACGAGATGCAG CTTTGCAGCGCGCTCAACTTACCTCCAACGCAGTACGTAACAATGAAGGGTGTGTTGTTGCGGCGTGCGCCCTCGCACGACAGCGAGCTGGACCTCGCCATCCGACACTACCTCCACAGCGCCGGATGGATACGCAACTAG
- the Ada2b gene encoding transcriptional adapter 2B isoform X5: MSFSDLYAKYNCTYCQEEISGVRVRCAECKDFDICLQCFSLGAEIGPHKNDHSYQFMDSGAFGIFLGRSSWSANEEVRLLDAIEQFGFGNWEDISKHIETRSPDEAKDEYITRYLEGSIGRATWGNVESTSRPLLHCADRDEGPLSPSAISRLQPLAVAADEAAQLGYMSNRDDFEREHDHEAEQLISTLSINSEDDELDVALKLSQVDIYTRRLRERTRRKRLVRDYQLVSVFFNNQRNKQKTLGKLAKEKKEFLERLRWTAQFYGRSEQAGVVAGLWRERELRVRLAELHRYRLAGVTRLEECAHYEQHAAHRKHPHHLDRRRKRLKFHQPKVHTGRKYRMWLLQKELLQQQRRRMLDAASDH; encoded by the exons ATGTCGTTTTCGGATTTGTATGCTAAATACAATTGTACTTATTGTCAGGAAGAAATCAGTGGTGTGCGTGTGAGATGTGCGGAATGTAAAGATTTTGATATTTGTTTGCAG TGTTTTTCCCTTGGCGCTGAAATTGGGCCGCACAAAAATGACCATTCCTATCAGTTTATG gACTCAGGAGCATTTGGTATATTTTTGGGTCGAAGTAGTTGGTCTGCAAATGAGGAAGTTAGGCTATTAGATGCTATAGAACAATTTGGTTTTGGAAATTGGGAAGATATATCAAAACATATAGAAACTCGCTCACCTGATG AGGCAAAAGATGAATACATAACAAGATATTTGGAGGGAAGCATAGGACGTGCAACATGGGGCAATGTAGAGAGCACTAGTCGTCCATTGTTACATTGTGCTGACAGAGATGAGGGGCCTCTTAGTCCTAGTGCCATATCCAGATTACAGCCGCTAGCTGTAGCAGCAGACGAAGCTGCACAACTCGGTTATATGTCAAATAGGGATGATTTTGAAAGG GAACATGATCACGAAGCGGAACAATTAATATCCACCTTATCGATCAACTCAGAGGATGATGAATTAGATGTTG CGTTAAAGCTAAGTCAAGTGGACATTTATACGCGGCGGTTACGGGAAAGGACGAGAAGAAAAAGGCTGGTGCGAGATTACCAATTAGTTTCAGTGTTCTTCAATAACCAGAGAAACAAACAGAAAACACTTGGAAAACTTGCCAaagaaaaaaa AGAATTCCTCGAGCGCCTCCGCTGGACGGCGCAGTTCTACGGGCGCAGCGAGCAGGCAGGCGTGGTGGCGGGGCTGTGGCGCGAGCGCGAGCTGCGCGTGCGGCTCGCGGAGCTGCACCGCTACCGGCTGGCGGGCGTGACGCGGCTGGAGGAGTGCGCGCACTACGAGCAGCACGCCGCGCACCGCAAGCATCCGCACCACCTCGAC AGACGCAGAAAGCGGCTCAAGTTCCACCAGCCCAAGGTGCACACGGGACGGAAGTACCGCATGTGGCTGCTCCAGAAAGAGCTCCTGCAGCAGCAGCGGCGCCGCATGCTCGACGCAGCTTCTGACCACTAA
- the Ada2b gene encoding transcriptional adapter 2B isoform X4 has product MSFSDLYAKYNCTYCQEEISGVRVRCAECKDFDICLQCFSLGAEIGPHKNDHSYQFMDSGAFGIFLGRSSWSANEEVRLLDAIEQFGFGNWEDISKHIETRSPDEAKDEYITRYLEGSIGRATWGNVESTSRPLLHCADRDEGPLSPSAISRLQPLAVAADEAAQLGYMSNRDDFEREHDHEAEQLISTLSINSEDDELDVALKLSQVDIYTRRLRERTRRKRLVRDYQLVSVFFNNQRNKQKTLGKLAKEKKEFLERLRWTAQFYGRSEQAGVVAGLWRERELRVRLAELHRYRLAGVTRLEECAHYEQHAAHRKHPHHLDQWVPGHAPDKRPTSDQHAAAKKKRRRKRLKFHQPKVHTGRKYRMWLLQKELLQQQRRRMLDAASDH; this is encoded by the exons ATGTCGTTTTCGGATTTGTATGCTAAATACAATTGTACTTATTGTCAGGAAGAAATCAGTGGTGTGCGTGTGAGATGTGCGGAATGTAAAGATTTTGATATTTGTTTGCAG TGTTTTTCCCTTGGCGCTGAAATTGGGCCGCACAAAAATGACCATTCCTATCAGTTTATG gACTCAGGAGCATTTGGTATATTTTTGGGTCGAAGTAGTTGGTCTGCAAATGAGGAAGTTAGGCTATTAGATGCTATAGAACAATTTGGTTTTGGAAATTGGGAAGATATATCAAAACATATAGAAACTCGCTCACCTGATG AGGCAAAAGATGAATACATAACAAGATATTTGGAGGGAAGCATAGGACGTGCAACATGGGGCAATGTAGAGAGCACTAGTCGTCCATTGTTACATTGTGCTGACAGAGATGAGGGGCCTCTTAGTCCTAGTGCCATATCCAGATTACAGCCGCTAGCTGTAGCAGCAGACGAAGCTGCACAACTCGGTTATATGTCAAATAGGGATGATTTTGAAAGG GAACATGATCACGAAGCGGAACAATTAATATCCACCTTATCGATCAACTCAGAGGATGATGAATTAGATGTTG CGTTAAAGCTAAGTCAAGTGGACATTTATACGCGGCGGTTACGGGAAAGGACGAGAAGAAAAAGGCTGGTGCGAGATTACCAATTAGTTTCAGTGTTCTTCAATAACCAGAGAAACAAACAGAAAACACTTGGAAAACTTGCCAaagaaaaaaa AGAATTCCTCGAGCGCCTCCGCTGGACGGCGCAGTTCTACGGGCGCAGCGAGCAGGCAGGCGTGGTGGCGGGGCTGTGGCGCGAGCGCGAGCTGCGCGTGCGGCTCGCGGAGCTGCACCGCTACCGGCTGGCGGGCGTGACGCGGCTGGAGGAGTGCGCGCACTACGAGCAGCACGCCGCGCACCGCAAGCATCCGCACCACCTCGAC CAGTGGGTGCCTGGACACGCACCTGACAAAAGACCAACCTCTGACCAGCACGCAGCAGCTAAAAAAAAG AGACGCAGAAAGCGGCTCAAGTTCCACCAGCCCAAGGTGCACACGGGACGGAAGTACCGCATGTGGCTGCTCCAGAAAGAGCTCCTGCAGCAGCAGCGGCGCCGCATGCTCGACGCAGCTTCTGACCACTAA
- the Ada2b gene encoding transcriptional adapter 2B isoform X3: MSFSDLYAKYNCTYCQEEISGVRVRCAECKDFDICLQCFSLGAEIGPHKNDHSYQFMDSGAFGIFLGRSSWSANEEVRLLDAIEQFGFGNWEDISKHIETRSPDEAKDEYITRYLEGSIGRATWGNVESTSRPLLHCADRDEGPLSPSAISRLQPLAVAADEAAQLGYMSNRDDFEREHDHEAEQLISTLSINSEDDELDVALKLSQVDIYTRRLRERTRRKRLVRDYQLVSVFFNNQRNKQKTLGKLAKEKKEFLERLRWTAQFYGRSEQAGVVAGLWRERELRVRLAELHRYRLAGVTRLEECAHYEQHAAHRKHPHHLDVRRAMQWVPGHAPDKRPTSDQHAAAKKKRRRKRLKFHQPKVHTGRKYRMWLLQKELLQQQRRRMLDAASDH, from the exons ATGTCGTTTTCGGATTTGTATGCTAAATACAATTGTACTTATTGTCAGGAAGAAATCAGTGGTGTGCGTGTGAGATGTGCGGAATGTAAAGATTTTGATATTTGTTTGCAG TGTTTTTCCCTTGGCGCTGAAATTGGGCCGCACAAAAATGACCATTCCTATCAGTTTATG gACTCAGGAGCATTTGGTATATTTTTGGGTCGAAGTAGTTGGTCTGCAAATGAGGAAGTTAGGCTATTAGATGCTATAGAACAATTTGGTTTTGGAAATTGGGAAGATATATCAAAACATATAGAAACTCGCTCACCTGATG AGGCAAAAGATGAATACATAACAAGATATTTGGAGGGAAGCATAGGACGTGCAACATGGGGCAATGTAGAGAGCACTAGTCGTCCATTGTTACATTGTGCTGACAGAGATGAGGGGCCTCTTAGTCCTAGTGCCATATCCAGATTACAGCCGCTAGCTGTAGCAGCAGACGAAGCTGCACAACTCGGTTATATGTCAAATAGGGATGATTTTGAAAGG GAACATGATCACGAAGCGGAACAATTAATATCCACCTTATCGATCAACTCAGAGGATGATGAATTAGATGTTG CGTTAAAGCTAAGTCAAGTGGACATTTATACGCGGCGGTTACGGGAAAGGACGAGAAGAAAAAGGCTGGTGCGAGATTACCAATTAGTTTCAGTGTTCTTCAATAACCAGAGAAACAAACAGAAAACACTTGGAAAACTTGCCAaagaaaaaaa AGAATTCCTCGAGCGCCTCCGCTGGACGGCGCAGTTCTACGGGCGCAGCGAGCAGGCAGGCGTGGTGGCGGGGCTGTGGCGCGAGCGCGAGCTGCGCGTGCGGCTCGCGGAGCTGCACCGCTACCGGCTGGCGGGCGTGACGCGGCTGGAGGAGTGCGCGCACTACGAGCAGCACGCCGCGCACCGCAAGCATCCGCACCACCTCGACGTGAGACGCGCGATG CAGTGGGTGCCTGGACACGCACCTGACAAAAGACCAACCTCTGACCAGCACGCAGCAGCTAAAAAAAAG AGACGCAGAAAGCGGCTCAAGTTCCACCAGCCCAAGGTGCACACGGGACGGAAGTACCGCATGTGGCTGCTCCAGAAAGAGCTCCTGCAGCAGCAGCGGCGCCGCATGCTCGACGCAGCTTCTGACCACTAA
- the Ahcy gene encoding adenosylhomocysteinase, which yields MKPAYKIANEKLAELGRKEIMLAEKEMPGLMACRRKYAPGKILKGARIAGSLHMTVQTAVLIETLIELGAEVQWSSSNIFSTQDEAAAALVAVGVPIYAWKGETDEEYIWCIEQTLIFPDGKPLNLILDDGGDLTNLVHTKHPKLLEGCKGISEETTTGVHNLYKMFREGLLKVPAINVNDSVTKSKFDNLYGCRESLLDGIKRATDIMIAGKVCVVAGYGDVGKGCAQAFKGFGGRVIVTEVDPINALQAAMEGFQVTTMEEASEIGQIFVTTTGNIEIITKEHFVKMKDDAIVCNIGHFDTEIDVAWLDKNAKKVNIKEHVDRYELENGNHILVLASGRLVNLGCATGHSSFVMSNSFTNQVLAQIELWTKHNQYPIGVHTLPKKLDEEVAALHLDHLGVKLTKLTPKQANYIGVSVEGPYKPDHYRY from the exons ATGAAGCCGGCATACAAAATCG ctAATGAAAAGTTGGCAGAACTCGGCCGCAAGGAGATCATGCTCGCAGAGAAAGAAATGCCTGGTTTAATGGCTTGCCGTAGAAAGTATGCTCCTGGCAAGATACTTAAAGGTGCCAGAATAGCTGGCAGTCTGCATATGACAGTACAAACTGCAGTACTCATCGAAACACTGATAGAGTTAGGAGCAGAA gtgCAATGGTCAAGCAGTAACATTTTTAGCACACAAGATGAAGCTGCAGCTGCCTTGGTGGCTGTTGGAGTCCCCATTTATGCCTGGAAAGGGGAAACAGATGAGGAATATATTTGGTGCATTGAGCAAACACTTATTTTTCCCGATGGAAAG CCCCTGAACCTGATTTTGGATGATGGAGGTGATTTGACCAATTTGGTTCACACAAAACATCCAAAACTTTTGGAAGGTTGCAAAGGCATTTCTGAAGAAACAACCACAGGTGTACACAACTTATACAAAATGTTCCGTGAAGGTCTTTTGAAAGTCCCTGCTATTAATGTTAATGACTCGGTTACAAAGAGCAAATTTGATAACTTATATGGGTGTAGAGAATCTCTTCTTGATGGTATCAAAAGGGCCACTGATATCATGATTGCTGGAAAAGTTTGTGTAGTTGCAGGCTATGGAGATGTTGGTAAAGGATGTGCTCAGGCCTTCAAGGGATTCGGAGGAAGAGTTATTGTTACAGAGGTGGATCCTATCAATGCTCTTCAAGCAGCCATGGAGGGCTTCCAAGTGACAACAATGGAGGAGGCCTCTGAAATTGGTCAGATATTTGTCACAACCACTGGAAACATTGAAATAATCACCAAagaacattttgtgaaaatgaaGGATGATGCAATTGTTTGCAATATTGGCCACTTTGACACTGAAATTGATGTTGCTTGGTTAGATAAGAATGCCAAGAAAGTAAACATCAAAGAACATGTTGACCGTTATGAATTAGAAAATGGCAACCACATTCTTGTCCTCGCCTCTGGAAGGCTTGTTAATCTTGGTTGTGCAACTGGCCACTCATCTTTTGTCATGTCTAATTCTTTTACTAACCAAGTCCTAGCACAGATTGAGCTATGGACTAAACACAATCAATACCCCATTGGCGTTCACACTTTGCCGAAAAAGTTAGATGAAGAAGTTGCAGCCCTCCATCTTGATCACTTGGGTGTTAAACTTACAAAATTAACACCAAAACAAGCAAATTATATTGGTGTGTCGGTGGAAGGCCCATACAAACCTGACCACTACAGATACTGa